GTACAGCAGAGAGGCGCCGTGCTGCACCTACTCCTACAATCGCTCCAGTAATCGTGTGAGTCGTGCTCACAGGAATACCGGCATACGCAGTCCCGAGTAACGTCAGTGCCCCAGCGGTCTCTGCACAAAAGCCACCGACTGGCTGTAACTTGGTAATCCGCATGCCCATAGTACGCACGATGCTCCACCCACCGAACATCGTGCCAAGCCCCAGCGCTGCATGGCAAACGATAATGACCCAAAACGGCACATAAAATGTGTCCCCAAGATAACCAGCGTTAAAGAGGAGAATGGTGATGATCCCCATCGTTTTCTGGGCGTCATTGGTACCGTGGCCAAGGCTGTAGAACGCCGAAGAGACGAGTTGGAGGCGGCGAAAGTACTTGTCGACACGTCCCGGTGTCGCTCGCCAGCACAGGTTCAACACGGCAACGATCATTGTCACTCCTAGTGTTAAACCGATCAGAGGAGAGAGGACGATAAATGTCGCAGTTTTTGAAAAGCCGCTGAAGATAACCGCCCTAAACCCTGCTTTGGCAATGGCGGCGCCAGCAAAGCCACCGATTAAGGCGTGAGACGAA
The nucleotide sequence above comes from Deltaproteobacteria bacterium. Encoded proteins:
- a CDS encoding inorganic phosphate transporter, which gives rise to MELIVFLIFIALVFDFINGFHDAANSIATVVSTRALSPFQAVSWAAFFNFIAAFGFGVHVATTVGKGIIDPAIVDPYVIFGGLMGAIVWNLITWFYGLPSSSSHALIGGFAGAAIAKAGFRAVIFSGFSKTATFIVLSPLIGLTLGVTMIVAVLNLCWRATPGRVDKYFRRLQLVSSAFYSLGHGTNDAQKTMGIITILLFNAGYLGDTFYVPFWVIIVCHAALGLGTMFGGWSIVRTMGMRITKLQPVGGFCAETAGALTLLGTAYAGIPVSTTHTITGAIVGVGAARRLSAVRWGVARTVVWAWVLTIPGSAFIASITYLVGTPPLKLIF